A stretch of the Hippoglossus hippoglossus isolate fHipHip1 chromosome 1, fHipHip1.pri, whole genome shotgun sequence genome encodes the following:
- the kdm2aa gene encoding lysine (K)-specific demethylase 2Aa isoform X2, whose protein sequence is MMDDSKQRHSKRLRAGTRRRYHDDGISDEEIDGRRMFDLEDKVSSQRFTSDRIIRMEGKDLSYEFVQRCGLRDPIIFEKPDGLGIMMPDPDFSVNDVKLFVGSRRMIDVMDVSTQKGTEMSMAQWARYYETPPCQREKLYNVISLEFSHTKLENLVKRPTTVDLIDWVDKMWPRHLKERQRESTNSINDMQYPKVQKYCLMSVEGCYTDFHIDFGGTSVWYHILRGSKVFWLFPPTPPNLELYENWVLSGKQGDIFLGDRASDCQRIELTQGCTFIIPSGWIHAVYTPVDSMVFGGNFLHSFNIPTQLNICNIEDRTRVPGKFRYPFFYEMCWYVLERYVFSLTRTSYLTPEFQKHSLGIGLMKPSSPDLAVEQVKEEEVVGGDSDEEPSEQQSDKPAAKIHLTPFELEGLWNLLGKLESLPSNKKCVPAGIHNAPALITHIKALLKEHANDNSKLSYTGKPIVKWPKRPSWYQPPPPPPTPPPRPKLASTPIIPRPQKPASSMSVLRRRRVRCKRCEACMRPECGDCNFCRDMKKFGGPGKLKQTCVLRQCLSPGLPLSAVCEICKEPNQEESGDPSLILMECSNCAQIVHPACLSVQGEGLVNKDLPSCWECPKCVQGITDPESSGSDESLAASHQQHIRPHGPLVLRLGPGPSATIGGPVGSQQDGEVVRCGFFPPPLPSCSSSSSASLLLVAAPLPSQPFSSRLSKGDRGEGNPLKRKSSSLLDARMAKIYRRQRHSHDGDDSASDDDDEASQRRKMMLHARGGGHSSRRGFVPNRRGLLRGGSAQRGSRGLVTSGSSLLKLKRGMNMKESGRRGRGVRLRGGSRMQRRGDDSEDSDDDDDDDDDDDDDDDDDDDDDDEEEEEEEDSEDGVKEQQLRRRRRRRRTDYDEDEIEDSEGQEFDPEEEDMDTLEDDEEDDDGDEDGRWDSDPEPPVLLVSDLNDDLLSGSYLTVTLQRPHKAKRQSGSIVPKLEAAMGPRTAAMGAGGQQGFIQRKTALSKPSRFKGTDTTADSVTLRGPGRQRMRGNHGDRGTRDCSASSSEDQEAAASSFQSPPSLLSVLSFKDEGNERGGEKEVWVSVFRYLTRAELLACMTVCKAWYKWSCDKRLWSHLDVSRCSPVSNQALAGIVKRQPTSLDLSWTPLAKRQLNCLLTRLPGLRELRVTGLSWSCLSALVSPTLPYLRLLDLRWCEGLKDAQIKEIVLPPESSRSRLRNMVTLRLSGLDISDSTLRLLQRHMPQLERLDLAHCKDITDSSIALLAASGTHTRNNLTELTLAGCSELTDGCLSYLKRLTSLNLLDLRGCKSVSRRVCDAFISDLSHIALYCMMEEKLIQRLD, encoded by the exons ATGATGGATGACTCCAAGCAGCGGCACAGCAAAAGACTG CGAGCTGGTACCCGGCGACGTTACCATGATGATGGTATTTCAGATGAGGAGATTGATGGAAGGAGGATGTTTGACTTGGAGGACAAAGTCAGCAGTCAGAGGTTCACCTCTGACAGGATCATTCGCATGGAGGGAAAAG ACTTGTCATACGAGTTCGTCCAGAGATGTGGCCTTAGGGACCCAATCATCTTTGAGAAGCCTGATGGACTGGGAATCAT GATGCCTGATCCTGACTTCAGTGTCAATGACGTCAAGCTGTTTGTTG GTAGCAGACGTATGATTGACGTGATGGACGTGAGCACTCAGAAGGGGACAGAGATGTCCATGGCCCAGTGGGCACGTTACTATGAGACCCCTCCGTGTCAGAGAGAGAAGCTCTATAATGTCATCAGCCTGGAGTTCAGCCACACCAAGCTGGAGAACCTGGTCAAGAGACCGACCACA gtgGATCTGATTGACTGGGTGGACAAGATGTGGCCTCGTCAcctgaaggagagacagagggagtcCACGAACTCTATCAATGACATGCAGTACCCCAAAGTACAAAA ataCTGTCTGATGAGTGTGGAGGGCTGCTACACAGACTTTCACATTGACTTTGGAGGGACTTCAGTGTGGTATCACATACTGAGAGGAAGCAAG gTGTTCTGGCtcttcccccccacccctccgaACCTGGAGCTCTATGAGAACTGGGTGCTGTCAGGGAAACAGGGAGACATTTTTCTGGGTGACCGGGCGTCTGACTGCCAAAGGATTGAACTCACACAGGGCTGCACCTTCATCATACCCTCAG GTTGGATTCATGCTGTCTACACCCCTGTGGACTCTATGGTGTTTGGAGGAAACTTCCTGCACAGCTTCAACATCCCTACGCAACTTAACATCTGTAACATAGAGGACCGAACGCGG GTTCCAGGGAAGTTCCGTTACCCCTTCTTCTATGAGATGTGCTGGTATGTGTTGGAGCGTTACGTTTTCAGCCTGACCAGGACCTCCTACCTCACACCAGAGTTTCAGAAACACTCGTTGGGCATTG GTCTGATGAAGCCGTCAAGCCCAGATCTGGCTGTTgagcaggtgaaggaggaggaggtggtgggagggGACAGTGATGAAGAGCCTTCAGAGCAGCAGTCTGACAAACCTGCAGCTAAAATTCATCTGACTCCCTTTGAACTGGAGGGGCTCTGGAACCTGCTGGGTAAACTGGAGTCTCTGCCCTCCAACAAAAAGTGTGTCCCAGCTGGGATACACAATGCCCCTGCACTCATTACACACATTAAG GCACTTCTGAAAGAACATGCCAATGATAATTCCAAACTGTCCTACACAGGAAAACCCATTGTCAAGTGGCCAAAGCGG CCATCATGGTACcagccgccgcctcctcctccaacacCTCCGCCTCGTCCTAAACTGGCCTCCACACCCATCATCCCACGACCACAGAAACCAGCCTCCTCAATGTCTGTGCTGAGACGGCGCAGGGTCAG GTGTAAGCGCTGTGAGGCCTGTATGAGACCAGAATGTGGAGACTGTAACTTCTGCAGAGATATGAAGAAGTTTGGAGGACCAGGGAAACTCAAGCAGACCTGTGTGCTACGACAGTGTCTTTCT CCGGGCCTCCccctgtctgcagtgtgtgagatCTGCAAGGAACCCAATCAAGAGGAAAGTGGAGACCCCTCTCTCATCCTGATGGAGTGTTCCAATTGTGCCCAGATCGTCCATCCTGCCTGTCTCTCg GTTCAGGGGGAAGGACTGGTGAACAAAGACCTGCCCAGTTGTTGGGAGTGCCCAAAGTGTGTCCAAGGAATCACTGACCCAGAG TCATCAGGCAGCGATGAATCGTTGGCTGCCAGCCACCAGCAGCACATCCGCCCCCATGGCCCCCTGGTCCTCAGGCTGGGCCCCGGGCCCTCTGCTACCATAGGGGGTCCTGTGGGTTCTCAGCAGGACGGGGAGGTGGTTCGCTGTGgcttcttccctcctcctcttccttcctgctcttcctcctcctcagcatcaCTTCTATTGGTGGCGGCCCCTCTGCCTTCTCAGCCATTCAGCTCGAGACTG tCTAAAGGTGACAGAGGTGAAGGCAATCCATTG AAGCGCAAATCTTCCTCTCTCCTGGACGCTCGAATGGCCAAGATTTACCGACGACAGAGACACAGCCACGATGGAGACGACTCTGCCAGTGATGACGACGATGAAG cctctcagaggagaaaaatgaTGCTCCATGCTCGAGGGGGGGGCCACTCTTCCAGGAGGGGGTTTGTCCCCAACAGGAGAGGTCTGTTGAGAGGAGGCTCAGCCcaaagaggaagcagaggcCTTGTAACTTCTGGCTCCTCCCTCCTCAAGCTAAAGCGAGGCATGAACATGAAGGAGAGTGGGCGGAGGGGACGAGGGGTGAGGCTGCGGGGAGGCTCCAGGATGCAGCGAAGAGGAGATGATTCGGAGGACTCAgacgatgacgacgacgatgatgacgacgacgacgatgatgatgatgacgatgatgatgatgatgatgaagaagaggaggaagaggaggacagtgaAGATGGAGTGAAAGAACAACAACTTCGCAGACGTAGGAGGAGGCGCAGGACTGACTACGATGAAGATGAGATTGAGGACAGTGAGGGGCAGGAGTTTGACCCTGAAGAGGAGGATATGGACACGCTGGAAGATGACGAGGAAGATGACGATGGGGATGAGGATGGGCGCTGGGATTCAGACCCAGAACCCCCGGTCCTCCTGGTGTCTGATCTCAATGATGACCTGCTGAGTGGTTCCTACTTGACTGTCACCCTACAGCGCCCCCACAAGGCCAAGAGACAATCTG GCTCGATAGTTCCGAAGCTTGAAGCAGCCATGGGTCCGAGGACGGCTGCGATGGGTGCTGGTGGTCAGCAGGGCTTCATCCAGAGAAAGACGGCTCTGTCCAAACCCTCACGATTCAAGGGCACTGACACTACAGCTGACAGCGTAACACTAAGAGGACCTGGCAG GCAACGTATGCGGGGTAACCATGGCGACAGAGGGACTAGAGATTGCTCAGCATCGTCTTCAGAGGATCAGGAAGCTGCTGCATCCTCCTTCCAGTCTCCTCCGTCCCTGCTGTCCGTGCTGTCCTTTAAGGACGAGGGTAATGAGAGAGGCGGGGAGAAGGAGGTTTGGGTGTCTGTGTTTAGATACTTGACCAGAGCCGAGCTGCTGGCCTGCATGACTGTGTGTAAGGCCTGGTACAAGTG GAGCTGTGACAAGCGTCTGTGGAGCCACTTGGATGTGAGCCGCTGCAGCCCGGTCAGTAATCAGGCCCTGGCAGGTATCGTCAAACGCCAGCCCACCTCTCTTGACCTGTCCTGGACCCCCCTGGCCAAAAGACAGCTCAACTGTCTGCTCACCAGGCtcccag GTCTGAGGGAGTTGAGGGTGACTGGTCTGTCGTGGTCCTGTCTCTCAGCGTTGGTCTCTCCCACTCTGCCTTACCTGCGGCTGCTGGACCTGCGGTGGTGTGAAGGCCTTAAAGACGCCCAGATTAAAGAGATCGTCTTGCCACCTG aATCCTCTCGCAGCAGACTACGGAACATGGTGACACTGCGTCTGTCGGGTCTGGACATCAGTGACTCTACTCTGAGGCTGCTGCAGCGCCACATGCCTCAACTGGAGAGGTTGGACCTGGCTCACTGCAAAGACATCACAGACTCGTCCATTGCTCTGCTGGCAGCATccgggacacacacacgcaacaacCTCACTGAGCTCACACTGGCAG gcTGTAGCGAGTTGACAGACGGCTGTCTGTCCTACCTGAAGCGTCTCACCTCTCTGAATCTGCTCGATCTCAGAGGTTGTAAGAGTGTCAGCAGACGAGTGTGTGACGCCTTTATCTCCGATCTGTCTCACATCGCCCTCTACTGTATGATGGAGGAGAAGCTCATCCAGCGCCTGGACTAA
- the kdm2aa gene encoding lysine (K)-specific demethylase 2Aa isoform X5: protein MGRAGTRRRYHDDGISDEEIDGRRMFDLEDKVSSQRFTSDRIIRMEGKDLSYEFVQRCGLRDPIIFEKPDGLGIMMPDPDFSVNDVKLFVGSRRMIDVMDVSTQKGTEMSMAQWARYYETPPCQREKLYNVISLEFSHTKLENLVKRPTTVDLIDWVDKMWPRHLKERQRESTNSINDMQYPKVQKYCLMSVEGCYTDFHIDFGGTSVWYHILRGSKVFWLFPPTPPNLELYENWVLSGKQGDIFLGDRASDCQRIELTQGCTFIIPSGWIHAVYTPVDSMVFGGNFLHSFNIPTQLNICNIEDRTRVPGKFRYPFFYEMCWYVLERYVFSLTRTSYLTPEFQKHSLGIGLMKPSSPDLAVEQVKEEEVVGGDSDEEPSEQQSDKPAAKIHLTPFELEGLWNLLGKLESLPSNKKCVPAGIHNAPALITHIKALLKEHANDNSKLSYTGKPIVKWPKRPSWYQPPPPPPTPPPRPKLASTPIIPRPQKPASSMSVLRRRRVRCKRCEACMRPECGDCNFCRDMKKFGGPGKLKQTCVLRQCLSPGLPLSAVCEICKEPNQEESGDPSLILMECSNCAQIVHPACLSVQGEGLVNKDLPSCWECPKCVQGITDPEQSKGDRGEGNPLKRKSSSLLDARMAKIYRRQRHSHDGDDSASDDDDEASQRRKMMLHARGGGHSSRRGFVPNRRGLLRGGSAQRGSRGLVTSGSSLLKLKRGMNMKESGRRGRGVRLRGGSRMQRRGDDSEDSDDDDDDDDDDDDDDDDDDDDDDEEEEEEEDSEDGVKEQQLRRRRRRRRTDYDEDEIEDSEGQEFDPEEEDMDTLEDDEEDDDGDEDGRWDSDPEPPVLLVSDLNDDLLSGSYLTVTLQRPHKAKRQSGSIVPKLEAAMGPRTAAMGAGGQQGFIQRKTALSKPSRFKGTDTTADSVTLRGPGRQRMRGNHGDRGTRDCSASSSEDQEAAASSFQSPPSLLSVLSFKDEGNERGGEKEVWVSVFRYLTRAELLACMTVCKAWYKWSCDKRLWSHLDVSRCSPVSNQALAGIVKRQPTSLDLSWTPLAKRQLNCLLTRLPGLRELRVTGLSWSCLSALVSPTLPYLRLLDLRWCEGLKDAQIKEIVLPPESSRSRLRNMVTLRLSGLDISDSTLRLLQRHMPQLERLDLAHCKDITDSSIALLAASGTHTRNNLTELTLAGCSELTDGCLSYLKRLTSLNLLDLRGCKSVSRRVCDAFISDLSHIALYCMMEEKLIQRLD, encoded by the exons ATGGGG CGAGCTGGTACCCGGCGACGTTACCATGATGATGGTATTTCAGATGAGGAGATTGATGGAAGGAGGATGTTTGACTTGGAGGACAAAGTCAGCAGTCAGAGGTTCACCTCTGACAGGATCATTCGCATGGAGGGAAAAG ACTTGTCATACGAGTTCGTCCAGAGATGTGGCCTTAGGGACCCAATCATCTTTGAGAAGCCTGATGGACTGGGAATCAT GATGCCTGATCCTGACTTCAGTGTCAATGACGTCAAGCTGTTTGTTG GTAGCAGACGTATGATTGACGTGATGGACGTGAGCACTCAGAAGGGGACAGAGATGTCCATGGCCCAGTGGGCACGTTACTATGAGACCCCTCCGTGTCAGAGAGAGAAGCTCTATAATGTCATCAGCCTGGAGTTCAGCCACACCAAGCTGGAGAACCTGGTCAAGAGACCGACCACA gtgGATCTGATTGACTGGGTGGACAAGATGTGGCCTCGTCAcctgaaggagagacagagggagtcCACGAACTCTATCAATGACATGCAGTACCCCAAAGTACAAAA ataCTGTCTGATGAGTGTGGAGGGCTGCTACACAGACTTTCACATTGACTTTGGAGGGACTTCAGTGTGGTATCACATACTGAGAGGAAGCAAG gTGTTCTGGCtcttcccccccacccctccgaACCTGGAGCTCTATGAGAACTGGGTGCTGTCAGGGAAACAGGGAGACATTTTTCTGGGTGACCGGGCGTCTGACTGCCAAAGGATTGAACTCACACAGGGCTGCACCTTCATCATACCCTCAG GTTGGATTCATGCTGTCTACACCCCTGTGGACTCTATGGTGTTTGGAGGAAACTTCCTGCACAGCTTCAACATCCCTACGCAACTTAACATCTGTAACATAGAGGACCGAACGCGG GTTCCAGGGAAGTTCCGTTACCCCTTCTTCTATGAGATGTGCTGGTATGTGTTGGAGCGTTACGTTTTCAGCCTGACCAGGACCTCCTACCTCACACCAGAGTTTCAGAAACACTCGTTGGGCATTG GTCTGATGAAGCCGTCAAGCCCAGATCTGGCTGTTgagcaggtgaaggaggaggaggtggtgggagggGACAGTGATGAAGAGCCTTCAGAGCAGCAGTCTGACAAACCTGCAGCTAAAATTCATCTGACTCCCTTTGAACTGGAGGGGCTCTGGAACCTGCTGGGTAAACTGGAGTCTCTGCCCTCCAACAAAAAGTGTGTCCCAGCTGGGATACACAATGCCCCTGCACTCATTACACACATTAAG GCACTTCTGAAAGAACATGCCAATGATAATTCCAAACTGTCCTACACAGGAAAACCCATTGTCAAGTGGCCAAAGCGG CCATCATGGTACcagccgccgcctcctcctccaacacCTCCGCCTCGTCCTAAACTGGCCTCCACACCCATCATCCCACGACCACAGAAACCAGCCTCCTCAATGTCTGTGCTGAGACGGCGCAGGGTCAG GTGTAAGCGCTGTGAGGCCTGTATGAGACCAGAATGTGGAGACTGTAACTTCTGCAGAGATATGAAGAAGTTTGGAGGACCAGGGAAACTCAAGCAGACCTGTGTGCTACGACAGTGTCTTTCT CCGGGCCTCCccctgtctgcagtgtgtgagatCTGCAAGGAACCCAATCAAGAGGAAAGTGGAGACCCCTCTCTCATCCTGATGGAGTGTTCCAATTGTGCCCAGATCGTCCATCCTGCCTGTCTCTCg GTTCAGGGGGAAGGACTGGTGAACAAAGACCTGCCCAGTTGTTGGGAGTGCCCAAAGTGTGTCCAAGGAATCACTGACCCAGAG cagtCTAAAGGTGACAGAGGTGAAGGCAATCCATTG AAGCGCAAATCTTCCTCTCTCCTGGACGCTCGAATGGCCAAGATTTACCGACGACAGAGACACAGCCACGATGGAGACGACTCTGCCAGTGATGACGACGATGAAG cctctcagaggagaaaaatgaTGCTCCATGCTCGAGGGGGGGGCCACTCTTCCAGGAGGGGGTTTGTCCCCAACAGGAGAGGTCTGTTGAGAGGAGGCTCAGCCcaaagaggaagcagaggcCTTGTAACTTCTGGCTCCTCCCTCCTCAAGCTAAAGCGAGGCATGAACATGAAGGAGAGTGGGCGGAGGGGACGAGGGGTGAGGCTGCGGGGAGGCTCCAGGATGCAGCGAAGAGGAGATGATTCGGAGGACTCAgacgatgacgacgacgatgatgacgacgacgacgatgatgatgatgacgatgatgatgatgatgatgaagaagaggaggaagaggaggacagtgaAGATGGAGTGAAAGAACAACAACTTCGCAGACGTAGGAGGAGGCGCAGGACTGACTACGATGAAGATGAGATTGAGGACAGTGAGGGGCAGGAGTTTGACCCTGAAGAGGAGGATATGGACACGCTGGAAGATGACGAGGAAGATGACGATGGGGATGAGGATGGGCGCTGGGATTCAGACCCAGAACCCCCGGTCCTCCTGGTGTCTGATCTCAATGATGACCTGCTGAGTGGTTCCTACTTGACTGTCACCCTACAGCGCCCCCACAAGGCCAAGAGACAATCTG GCTCGATAGTTCCGAAGCTTGAAGCAGCCATGGGTCCGAGGACGGCTGCGATGGGTGCTGGTGGTCAGCAGGGCTTCATCCAGAGAAAGACGGCTCTGTCCAAACCCTCACGATTCAAGGGCACTGACACTACAGCTGACAGCGTAACACTAAGAGGACCTGGCAG GCAACGTATGCGGGGTAACCATGGCGACAGAGGGACTAGAGATTGCTCAGCATCGTCTTCAGAGGATCAGGAAGCTGCTGCATCCTCCTTCCAGTCTCCTCCGTCCCTGCTGTCCGTGCTGTCCTTTAAGGACGAGGGTAATGAGAGAGGCGGGGAGAAGGAGGTTTGGGTGTCTGTGTTTAGATACTTGACCAGAGCCGAGCTGCTGGCCTGCATGACTGTGTGTAAGGCCTGGTACAAGTG GAGCTGTGACAAGCGTCTGTGGAGCCACTTGGATGTGAGCCGCTGCAGCCCGGTCAGTAATCAGGCCCTGGCAGGTATCGTCAAACGCCAGCCCACCTCTCTTGACCTGTCCTGGACCCCCCTGGCCAAAAGACAGCTCAACTGTCTGCTCACCAGGCtcccag GTCTGAGGGAGTTGAGGGTGACTGGTCTGTCGTGGTCCTGTCTCTCAGCGTTGGTCTCTCCCACTCTGCCTTACCTGCGGCTGCTGGACCTGCGGTGGTGTGAAGGCCTTAAAGACGCCCAGATTAAAGAGATCGTCTTGCCACCTG aATCCTCTCGCAGCAGACTACGGAACATGGTGACACTGCGTCTGTCGGGTCTGGACATCAGTGACTCTACTCTGAGGCTGCTGCAGCGCCACATGCCTCAACTGGAGAGGTTGGACCTGGCTCACTGCAAAGACATCACAGACTCGTCCATTGCTCTGCTGGCAGCATccgggacacacacacgcaacaacCTCACTGAGCTCACACTGGCAG gcTGTAGCGAGTTGACAGACGGCTGTCTGTCCTACCTGAAGCGTCTCACCTCTCTGAATCTGCTCGATCTCAGAGGTTGTAAGAGTGTCAGCAGACGAGTGTGTGACGCCTTTATCTCCGATCTGTCTCACATCGCCCTCTACTGTATGATGGAGGAGAAGCTCATCCAGCGCCTGGACTAA